The Streptomyces spororaveus genome includes a region encoding these proteins:
- the polA gene encoding DNA polymerase I: MDGHSLAYRAFFALPAENFTTATGQPTNAIYGFASMLANTLRDEAPTHFAVAFDVSRKTWRSTEFPEYKANRSKTPDEFKGQVELIGELLDTMHVPRFAVDGFEADDVIATLATQAEAAGFDVLIVTGDRDSFQLVSEHTTVLYPTKGVSELTRFTPEKVEEKYGLTPQQYPDFAALRGDPSDNLPGIPGVGEKTAAKWITQFGSFAELVERADEVKGKAGQNFRDHLEAVKLNRVLTEMVKDVELPKTPADLVRAPYDRTAMLGVLDVLEIRNASLRERLLAVDPGAAVEEAPAPAAGVELDASVLGSGELAPWLESHAGGPLGIATVDSWALGQGNVTEIALAAAGGAAAWFTPAELDEADERAFAAWAADAAKAKVVHHAKGLMRVFPEHGWTLAGVVMDTALAAYLVKPGRRSFALDALSMEYLHRELAPAAADGQLAFGADETAEAEALMAQARAVLDLGDAFTGKLAEAGAAELLHDMELPTSELLARMERSGIAADRDHLEAMEQQFAGAVQQAVKEAHATVGHEFNLGSPKQLQEVFFGELDLPKTKKTKTGYTTDADALAWLATQTDHELPVIMLRHREQAKLRVTVEGLVKTIAADGRVHTSFSQTVAATGRLSSTDPNLQNVPVRTDEGRAIRRGFVVGEGFESLMTADYSQIELRVMAHLSEDEGLIEAFATGEDLHTTVASQVFAVERSAVDAEMRRKIKAMSYGLAYGLSAFGLAQQLNIEPAEARGLMETFFERFGGVRDYLGRVVDEARATGYTATIFGRRRYLPDLNSDNRQRREAAERMALNAPIQGTAADIVKVAMLRVDKAIAEAGLRSRMLLQVHDEIVLEIAPGERERVEELVRREMGAAVELRAPLDVSVGVGADWESAAH; this comes from the coding sequence ATGGACGGGCACTCCCTGGCCTACCGGGCGTTCTTCGCGCTGCCCGCGGAGAATTTCACGACCGCGACGGGGCAGCCGACCAACGCCATCTACGGGTTCGCGTCGATGCTGGCGAACACGCTGCGCGACGAGGCGCCCACGCATTTCGCGGTGGCGTTCGACGTCTCCCGCAAGACGTGGCGCTCGACGGAGTTCCCCGAGTACAAGGCGAACCGCTCCAAGACCCCCGACGAGTTCAAGGGGCAGGTCGAGCTGATCGGCGAGCTGCTCGACACGATGCACGTGCCGCGGTTCGCGGTCGACGGCTTCGAGGCCGACGACGTGATCGCGACGCTCGCGACGCAGGCGGAGGCGGCCGGCTTCGACGTGCTGATCGTCACCGGTGACCGGGACTCCTTCCAGCTGGTCTCCGAGCACACCACCGTGCTCTACCCGACCAAGGGCGTCTCCGAGCTCACCCGGTTCACCCCGGAGAAGGTCGAGGAGAAGTACGGCCTCACCCCGCAGCAGTACCCGGACTTCGCGGCGCTGCGCGGTGACCCGTCCGACAACCTGCCGGGCATCCCGGGCGTCGGTGAGAAGACCGCGGCCAAGTGGATCACCCAGTTCGGGTCGTTCGCGGAGCTCGTGGAGCGCGCCGACGAGGTCAAGGGCAAGGCCGGGCAGAACTTCAGGGACCACCTGGAGGCCGTCAAGCTCAACCGGGTCCTGACCGAGATGGTCAAGGACGTGGAACTGCCCAAGACCCCGGCCGACCTGGTCCGCGCCCCCTACGACCGGACCGCCATGCTCGGCGTGCTGGACGTCCTGGAGATCCGCAACGCCTCGCTGCGCGAGCGGCTGCTCGCCGTGGACCCGGGCGCGGCCGTGGAGGAGGCCCCCGCTCCGGCGGCCGGTGTGGAACTGGACGCCTCCGTGCTGGGCTCCGGCGAGCTGGCTCCGTGGCTGGAGAGCCACGCGGGCGGGCCGCTGGGCATCGCGACCGTCGACAGCTGGGCGCTGGGCCAGGGCAACGTCACCGAGATCGCGCTCGCCGCGGCCGGGGGCGCCGCCGCCTGGTTCACGCCCGCCGAGCTCGACGAGGCGGACGAGCGGGCCTTCGCGGCCTGGGCCGCCGATGCGGCGAAGGCCAAGGTCGTGCACCACGCCAAGGGCCTGATGCGGGTCTTCCCCGAGCACGGCTGGACCCTCGCCGGGGTCGTCATGGACACGGCGCTCGCCGCCTACCTGGTCAAGCCGGGCCGCCGGTCCTTCGCCCTGGACGCCCTGTCCATGGAGTACCTGCACCGTGAGCTGGCGCCCGCCGCCGCCGACGGGCAGCTGGCCTTCGGCGCCGACGAGACCGCCGAGGCCGAGGCCCTGATGGCGCAGGCCCGCGCCGTCCTGGACCTGGGCGACGCCTTCACCGGCAAGCTCGCCGAGGCCGGCGCCGCCGAGCTGCTCCACGACATGGAGCTGCCCACCTCCGAACTCCTGGCCCGCATGGAGCGCTCCGGCATCGCCGCCGACCGCGACCACCTGGAGGCCATGGAGCAGCAGTTCGCGGGAGCCGTGCAGCAGGCCGTCAAGGAGGCGCACGCCACCGTCGGCCACGAGTTCAACCTCGGCTCGCCCAAGCAGCTCCAGGAGGTCTTCTTCGGCGAGTTGGACCTGCCGAAGACGAAGAAGACCAAGACCGGTTACACCACGGACGCGGACGCGCTGGCCTGGCTGGCCACGCAGACCGACCACGAACTCCCGGTCATCATGCTGCGCCACCGGGAGCAGGCCAAGCTGCGCGTCACCGTCGAGGGCCTGGTCAAGACCATCGCCGCCGACGGCCGGGTGCACACCAGCTTCAGCCAGACCGTCGCGGCGACCGGCCGGCTGTCCTCCACCGACCCCAACCTGCAGAACGTGCCGGTGCGCACCGACGAGGGCCGCGCCATCCGCCGCGGATTCGTCGTCGGCGAGGGCTTCGAGTCCCTCATGACGGCCGACTACAGCCAGATCGAGCTGCGCGTCATGGCCCACCTCTCCGAGGACGAGGGCCTGATCGAGGCGTTCGCGACCGGCGAGGACCTGCACACCACCGTCGCCTCCCAGGTGTTCGCCGTGGAGCGGTCCGCGGTCGACGCCGAGATGCGCCGCAAGATCAAGGCCATGTCGTACGGGCTCGCCTACGGGCTCTCCGCCTTCGGCCTCGCCCAGCAGCTGAACATCGAGCCCGCCGAGGCGCGCGGCCTGATGGAGACCTTCTTCGAGCGGTTCGGCGGGGTGCGCGACTACCTCGGCCGGGTCGTCGACGAGGCCCGTGCCACCGGATACACGGCGACGATCTTCGGTCGCCGCCGGTACCTGCCCGACCTCAACAGCGACAACCGCCAGCGCCGCGAGGCCGCCGAGCGGATGGCGCTCAACGCCCCCATCCAGGGCACCGCCGCCGACATCGTGAAGGTGGCGATGCTGCGCGTGGACAAGGCGATCGCCGAGGCCGGTCTGCGGTCGCGGATGCTGCTCCAGGTTCACGACGAAATCGTGCTGGAGATCGCCCCGGGCGAGCGCGAGCGGGTCGAGGAGCTGGTGCGGCGCGAGATGGGCGCCGCCGTCGAGCTCCGGGCCCCGCTGGACGTGTCGGTGGGCGTCGGCGCGGACTGGGAGTCCGCCGCGCACTGA
- a CDS encoding FdhF/YdeP family oxidoreductase encodes MATKPPTGDPVQDAPQVTPPKHAAAGLPAIGHTLRIAQQQMGVARTARTLLKVNQKGGFDCPGCAWPEGDKRHTAEFCENGAKAVAEEATLRRVTPEFFAAHPLDDLATRSGYWLGQQGRITEPMLLERGARPDGGDRYEPVSWERAFAVIAEELTALDSPDEALFYTSGRTSNEAAFLFQLFAREFGTNNLPDCSNMCHESSGSALTETIGIGKGSVSLEDLHQADLIIVAGQNPGTNHPRMLSALEKAKTAGAQIISVNPLPEAGMERFKNPQTPVGMLKGTALNDLFLQIRIGGDQALFRLLNKLVIETEGATDEAFIREHTHGYEELAAAAKEADWDETLTATGLTRPEIERALAMILASERTIVCWAMGLTQHKHSVATIREVVNLLLLRGNIGRPGAGVCPVRGHSNVQGDRTMGIFERPAPAFLDALDKEFGITSPRGHGYDVVRSIQALRDGKAKVLFAMGGNFVGATPDTEVTEAAIRGASLTVHVSTKLNRSHAVTGRRALILPTLGRTDKDVQASGKQFVTVEDSMGMVHASRGNLAPASPHLLSEPAIVARMARAVLGAASATPWEEFERDYGSIRERISRVIPGFEDFNARVARPAGFQLPHAPRDERRFPTKTGKANFTAAPVEYPRVPAGRLLLQTLRSHDQYNTTIYGLDDRYRGITGGRRVVMVNPADAAELGLADGSYTDLVSEWRDGVERRAPGFRVVHYPTARGCAAAYYPETNVLVPLDSTADTSNTPASKSVVVRFEPA; translated from the coding sequence ATGGCGACCAAGCCGCCCACAGGCGATCCGGTACAGGACGCACCGCAGGTCACACCGCCCAAGCACGCGGCCGCCGGCCTGCCCGCGATCGGGCACACCCTGCGGATCGCCCAGCAGCAGATGGGCGTGGCCCGCACCGCCCGCACGCTCCTCAAGGTCAACCAGAAGGGCGGCTTCGACTGCCCGGGCTGCGCCTGGCCCGAGGGCGACAAGCGGCACACGGCCGAATTCTGCGAGAACGGCGCCAAGGCCGTCGCGGAGGAGGCCACACTGCGCCGGGTCACCCCCGAGTTCTTCGCCGCGCACCCCCTCGACGACCTGGCCACCCGCTCCGGGTACTGGCTGGGCCAGCAGGGCCGCATCACCGAGCCCATGCTGCTGGAGCGCGGGGCGCGGCCCGACGGCGGCGACCGGTACGAGCCGGTCAGCTGGGAGCGGGCCTTCGCGGTCATCGCCGAGGAGCTGACCGCCCTCGACTCCCCCGACGAGGCCCTCTTCTACACCTCGGGCCGCACCAGCAACGAGGCCGCGTTCCTCTTCCAGCTCTTCGCCCGCGAGTTCGGCACCAACAACCTGCCGGACTGCTCGAACATGTGCCACGAGTCCTCGGGCTCCGCACTGACCGAGACCATCGGCATCGGCAAGGGCAGCGTCTCCCTCGAAGACCTCCACCAGGCCGACCTGATCATCGTCGCCGGACAGAACCCGGGCACCAACCACCCGCGCATGCTCTCCGCCCTGGAGAAGGCCAAGACCGCCGGCGCGCAGATCATCTCGGTGAATCCGCTGCCCGAGGCCGGGATGGAGCGGTTCAAGAACCCGCAGACCCCCGTCGGCATGCTCAAGGGCACCGCCCTCAACGACCTCTTCCTGCAGATCCGCATCGGCGGCGACCAGGCCCTCTTCCGCCTCCTCAACAAGCTCGTCATCGAGACCGAGGGCGCCACCGACGAGGCCTTCATCCGCGAGCACACCCACGGCTACGAGGAACTCGCGGCCGCCGCGAAGGAGGCCGACTGGGACGAGACCCTCACCGCGACCGGCCTGACCCGCCCCGAGATCGAGCGCGCGCTGGCCATGATCCTGGCCTCGGAGCGCACCATCGTCTGCTGGGCCATGGGCCTCACCCAGCACAAGCACTCCGTCGCCACCATCCGCGAGGTCGTCAACCTCCTCCTGCTGCGCGGCAACATCGGCCGCCCCGGCGCCGGCGTGTGCCCCGTCCGCGGCCACTCGAACGTGCAGGGCGACCGCACCATGGGGATCTTCGAACGCCCCGCACCCGCCTTCCTCGACGCCCTCGACAAGGAATTCGGCATCACCTCGCCGCGCGGGCACGGCTACGACGTGGTCCGCTCCATCCAGGCCCTGCGCGACGGCAAGGCCAAGGTCCTCTTCGCGATGGGCGGCAACTTCGTCGGCGCCACCCCCGACACCGAGGTCACCGAGGCCGCCATCCGGGGGGCCTCCCTGACCGTGCACGTCTCCACCAAGCTCAACCGCTCCCACGCGGTCACCGGCCGGCGGGCCCTGATCCTGCCCACCCTCGGCCGTACCGACAAGGACGTCCAGGCGTCCGGCAAGCAGTTCGTGACCGTCGAGGACTCCATGGGCATGGTCCACGCCTCCCGCGGCAACCTCGCTCCCGCCTCCCCGCACCTGCTCTCCGAGCCCGCGATCGTGGCCCGCATGGCCCGCGCCGTCCTCGGCGCCGCCTCCGCCACCCCGTGGGAGGAGTTCGAACGCGACTACGGCTCGATCCGCGAGCGGATCTCCCGCGTGATCCCCGGCTTCGAGGACTTCAACGCCCGCGTCGCCCGCCCCGCCGGCTTCCAGCTCCCGCACGCCCCGCGCGACGAGCGCCGCTTCCCGACGAAGACCGGCAAGGCCAACTTCACCGCCGCGCCCGTGGAGTACCCGCGCGTCCCGGCGGGACGGCTGCTCCTGCAGACCCTGCGCAGCCACGACCAGTACAACACCACGATCTACGGCCTCGACGACCGCTACCGGGGCATCACCGGCGGCCGCCGCGTCGTCATGGTGAACCCGGCCGACGCGGCCGAGCTGGGGCTGGCCGACGGCTCGTACACGGACCTGGTGAGCGAGTGGAGGGACGGCGTCGAGCGGCGCGCGCCCGGCTTCCGCGTCGTGCACTACCCGACGGCCCGCGGCTGCGCGGCCGCCTACTACCCGGAGACCAATGTGCTGGTCCCGCTGGACTCGACCGCGGACACCAGCAACACCCCTGCCAGCAAGTCCGTCGTCGTGCGCTTCGAACCGGCCTGA
- a CDS encoding PaaI family thioesterase, whose product MGEQHAVKFPQEVLDEYAALGIDLPALFSAGHLGERMDIRILEASADRVVATMPVEGNTQPYGLLHGGASAVLAETLGSIGAMLHGGINKIAVGVDLNCTHHRGARSGIVTGVATPLHRGRSTTTFEIVITDEQDRRICTARLTCLLRDVEQAAAGA is encoded by the coding sequence ATGGGCGAGCAGCACGCAGTGAAGTTCCCGCAGGAGGTACTCGACGAGTACGCGGCCCTGGGCATCGACCTGCCCGCGCTGTTCTCGGCGGGACACCTCGGCGAGCGCATGGACATCCGCATCCTGGAGGCCTCGGCCGACCGCGTCGTCGCCACCATGCCCGTCGAGGGGAACACCCAGCCGTACGGGCTGCTGCACGGCGGGGCCTCGGCCGTGCTGGCCGAGACCCTCGGCTCGATCGGCGCCATGCTGCACGGCGGCATCAACAAGATCGCCGTCGGCGTGGACCTGAACTGCACCCACCACCGGGGCGCCCGCTCCGGCATCGTCACCGGTGTCGCCACCCCCCTGCACCGGGGCCGCTCGACCACCACCTTCGAGATCGTCATCACCGACGAGCAGGACCGGCGGATCTGCACCGCCCGCCTCACCTGCCTCCTGCGCGACGTCGAGCAGGCCGCCGCGGGGGCCTGA
- a CDS encoding DUF4184 family protein, producing the protein MPFTLSHAAAVLPAIRRTGRARGPLVASALVLGSFAPDTFYFTDAVVEGVLAYGAFTHSLPGIFTLDAVLTAVLAGFWILLREPLIALLPRGWRGKVYTYVRGEDWRERPRLAELLGWFYVSAVIGSLTHVVWDSFTHGDRWGTNAMPWLGEPLAFGYPPYTFFQYGTSAVAACALLWYTVTALRRVPASAAPASVPVLSRAELWGALVLLVVCVAAGVTRRVLRFFDFFDRIRTPLDIIPTICFGAGGGLTVALLVYGVLVRLRHRRDRSGRPADEEMRTPVPTA; encoded by the coding sequence ATGCCGTTCACTCTCAGCCACGCGGCCGCCGTACTTCCGGCCATCCGCCGGACCGGGCGTGCACGGGGCCCCCTCGTCGCATCCGCGCTCGTCCTCGGCTCGTTCGCGCCGGACACCTTCTACTTCACGGACGCGGTCGTCGAGGGCGTCCTGGCGTACGGGGCCTTCACGCATTCCCTGCCGGGCATCTTCACGCTGGACGCCGTGCTGACGGCCGTCCTGGCGGGCTTCTGGATCCTGCTGCGCGAGCCGCTGATCGCGCTCCTGCCGCGCGGCTGGCGGGGCAAGGTGTACACCTATGTGCGGGGCGAGGACTGGCGCGAGCGTCCCCGGCTCGCCGAGCTGCTCGGCTGGTTCTACGTGTCGGCGGTCATCGGGTCCCTCACCCACGTGGTGTGGGACAGCTTCACGCACGGCGACCGCTGGGGCACGAACGCGATGCCCTGGCTCGGCGAGCCGCTCGCCTTCGGGTATCCGCCCTACACCTTCTTCCAGTACGGCACTTCGGCCGTCGCCGCGTGTGCCCTGCTCTGGTACACGGTGACCGCCCTGCGCCGGGTTCCCGCCTCCGCCGCCCCCGCGTCCGTGCCGGTGCTCTCCCGCGCGGAGCTCTGGGGTGCGCTCGTCCTGCTCGTGGTGTGCGTGGCGGCCGGGGTCACCCGGCGCGTGCTCCGCTTCTTCGACTTCTTCGACCGGATCCGTACGCCGCTCGACATCATCCCGACCATCTGCTTCGGCGCGGGCGGCGGCCTGACCGTGGCGCTGCTGGTCTACGGGGTCCTCGTACGGCTGCGGCACCGCCGCGACCGGAGCGGGCGCCCGGCGGACGAGGAAATGCGAACGCCCGTCCCCACCGCCTGA
- a CDS encoding SPW_0924 family protein: MRAFVAAVIGLAAALALVFAITAFGVPEGETSPKPLLTTAPPAPGK; this comes from the coding sequence ATGCGCGCATTCGTCGCCGCCGTCATCGGCCTCGCAGCCGCGCTGGCCCTCGTGTTCGCCATCACGGCGTTCGGGGTGCCCGAAGGCGAGACCTCACCCAAGCCCCTGCTCACCACCGCGCCCCCCGCGCCCGGAAAGTAG
- a CDS encoding lytic transglycosylase domain-containing protein, with translation MSARIFGRRLRRGTTAALVSALVVAAVTASQGPAGGSTDRLSAAGEDIAQPPPAADTAGGDSAYFTELPPPVGPQPTDVPPPDAGPQPDPRPTAQAQAPEAVPAQAVTGAGEGAQGIPASVLAAYLRAEKTIGQSDPGCGLRWQLLAAIGKVESGQARGGQVDTAGTTLRPILGPVLDGNGFANIQDTDGGAYDGDSRYDRAVGPMQFIPSTWAAWGQDADGDGRRNPNNVHDAALAAGRYLCAGSRDLRVDADLDRAVLSYNQSAEYLRTVRSWFTYYLKGTHAVPDRPGTGPGAPATPPPSPTPKPSPTPAPTTPTPSPTPTPTPTPEPKPTPTPTPTPTPTPTPTPTPTPTPTPTPTPTPTPTPTPTPKPSPTPAPTPTPTPSASRTPKPTPSPASTPAVPRPTPGQHT, from the coding sequence ATGTCGGCTCGAATATTCGGACGCAGGCTGCGCAGGGGAACGACGGCCGCGCTGGTCTCCGCTCTGGTGGTCGCCGCGGTGACCGCGTCGCAGGGCCCGGCGGGCGGGAGCACCGACCGGCTCTCCGCCGCCGGCGAGGACATCGCGCAGCCGCCGCCGGCCGCGGACACGGCCGGCGGCGACTCCGCCTACTTCACCGAACTCCCGCCGCCGGTGGGCCCGCAGCCGACGGACGTACCGCCGCCGGACGCGGGGCCGCAGCCGGATCCCCGGCCGACGGCGCAGGCGCAGGCACCGGAGGCCGTACCCGCGCAGGCCGTGACCGGGGCAGGGGAAGGGGCGCAGGGGATACCGGCGAGCGTGCTCGCGGCCTACCTGCGCGCGGAGAAGACGATCGGGCAGAGCGACCCCGGCTGCGGACTGCGCTGGCAACTCCTGGCGGCGATCGGCAAGGTGGAGTCCGGGCAGGCCCGCGGCGGGCAGGTCGACACGGCCGGGACCACACTGCGGCCGATCCTCGGGCCGGTGCTCGACGGCAACGGCTTCGCGAACATCCAGGACACGGACGGCGGGGCCTACGACGGCGACTCCCGGTACGACCGGGCGGTCGGGCCGATGCAGTTCATCCCCTCGACGTGGGCGGCGTGGGGCCAGGACGCGGACGGCGACGGCCGGCGCAACCCGAACAACGTGCACGACGCGGCCCTCGCGGCCGGGCGGTACCTGTGCGCGGGCAGCCGCGACCTGCGGGTGGACGCGGACCTGGACCGGGCCGTGCTCTCCTACAACCAGTCCGCGGAGTACCTGCGCACGGTGCGGTCCTGGTTCACGTACTACCTGAAGGGGACGCACGCGGTCCCGGACCGCCCCGGTACGGGACCGGGCGCACCCGCGACGCCACCCCCGAGCCCCACCCCGAAGCCGTCGCCGACACCTGCTCCGACCACGCCCACTCCGTCGCCGACACCTACGCCTACTCCGACGCCGGAGCCGAAGCCCACCCCGACGCCGACCCCGACGCCGACCCCGACCCCGACGCCGACGCCGACGCCGACCCCGACGCCGACCCCGACCCCGACGCCTACGCCGACTCCCACGCCTACGCCGACCCCGAAGCCCTCGCCGACCCCGGCACCCACACCGACCCCGACGCCCAGCGCGTCACGGACGCCGAAGCCCACCCCGTCTCCGGCCTCCACCCCGGCGGTGCCCCGGCCGACCCCGGGGCAGCACACCTAA
- a CDS encoding DUF3068 domain-containing protein — MRRRASLVLLALAVFCAALAPLLRWYAYPRLAKIPPNQYQEMVLEAKDATLLDYTGGMQPKKVDKVTIVQTLKGNVEASREIEASAGKDVVVWDTLSYIIGPDGKMVSQIPERYIFDAHTQDPVHATGEMVDGDPVKREGIEFKWPFFTEPRDYLYFDAQTRTSSPIHYVGPRTFKGMDVYYFEQTVPWTKVAMPKKMPIEGIDPATIEAATGTTLWYTVKAKFWVDPVTGAPVNAEQDIQQEMRGGIAAGGPDGKLTAFAGHVTMREDYSDYTVDLVRSNRTKVLALHTYAPIGLAAGGLVLLGAALWLEARGRRVSA, encoded by the coding sequence GTGCGACGCAGAGCGAGCCTTGTCCTGCTGGCCCTTGCCGTGTTCTGCGCAGCCCTCGCGCCGCTGCTGCGCTGGTACGCGTACCCCCGCCTCGCCAAGATCCCGCCGAACCAGTACCAGGAGATGGTCCTGGAGGCGAAGGACGCGACGCTCCTCGACTACACCGGCGGCATGCAGCCGAAGAAGGTCGACAAGGTCACCATCGTCCAGACCCTCAAGGGCAACGTGGAGGCGTCCAGGGAGATCGAGGCGAGCGCGGGCAAGGACGTCGTCGTCTGGGACACGCTGTCCTACATCATCGGCCCCGACGGGAAGATGGTCTCCCAGATCCCCGAGCGCTACATCTTCGACGCGCACACCCAGGACCCGGTCCACGCCACCGGGGAGATGGTCGACGGGGACCCCGTCAAGCGCGAGGGCATCGAGTTCAAGTGGCCCTTCTTCACCGAGCCGCGCGACTACCTCTACTTCGACGCGCAGACCCGCACCTCCTCGCCGATCCACTACGTCGGGCCGCGCACGTTCAAAGGCATGGACGTCTACTACTTCGAGCAGACCGTCCCCTGGACCAAGGTCGCCATGCCCAAGAAGATGCCGATCGAGGGCATCGACCCGGCGACGATCGAGGCGGCCACCGGCACCACCCTCTGGTACACGGTCAAGGCGAAGTTCTGGGTCGACCCGGTCACCGGCGCGCCCGTCAACGCCGAGCAGGACATCCAGCAGGAGATGCGCGGCGGCATCGCGGCCGGCGGCCCCGACGGCAAGCTCACCGCCTTCGCCGGACACGTCACCATGCGCGAGGACTACTCCGACTACACGGTCGACCTCGTCCGGTCGAACCGTACGAAGGTCCTCGCGCTGCACACCTACGCGCCGATCGGGCTGGCCGCCGGCGGGCTCGTCCTGCTCGGCGCGGCGCTGTGGCTGGAGGCCCGCGGCCGCCGGGTCAGCGCCTGA
- a CDS encoding right-handed parallel beta-helix repeat-containing protein has product MQRRRLKAAALVVPVVAALSLGNTAGATSLAAIPCDVTALNSAIDAANNNTGPHTIRLAPRCVYNVLTPASTGGLGANALPRITGTVTLLGNKTTIRRDPDATEGFRIAEIDGPGGRLTVEGVTATGGGYLDYAGTYLPTDGGTLILKHSTVTNSTANQGGAIYVNQSSTLEIHDSVVRDSAAQQGGAIYNGPGSTTLLQKTKVVRNQATELGGGIFTAGVSLTIKNSHIEGNRAFQQGGGIYNDRAPMDISSTTIADNRAGQTGGGIANDGTTTLTDTKVRRNIALNGGGVWQGPSGGSLTLVRSRIVENTPNNCRPVGAVPGCTD; this is encoded by the coding sequence ATGCAGAGACGTCGACTCAAGGCCGCGGCCCTGGTTGTGCCGGTCGTGGCCGCGCTCAGTCTCGGCAACACCGCGGGTGCGACCTCCCTGGCGGCCATTCCGTGCGACGTCACCGCACTCAACAGTGCGATCGACGCCGCGAACAACAACACCGGACCGCACACCATCCGGCTCGCACCCCGATGCGTCTACAACGTCCTCACTCCCGCGTCGACCGGCGGTCTCGGCGCCAACGCCCTGCCCAGGATCACGGGCACGGTCACCCTGCTGGGCAACAAGACGACCATCCGACGGGATCCCGACGCGACCGAGGGCTTCCGCATCGCGGAGATCGACGGCCCCGGCGGGCGCCTGACGGTCGAGGGCGTCACCGCGACCGGTGGCGGCTATCTCGACTACGCCGGCACCTACCTGCCCACGGACGGCGGGACGCTCATCCTCAAGCACAGCACCGTGACCAACAGCACGGCGAACCAGGGGGGCGCCATCTATGTGAACCAGAGCAGCACCCTTGAGATCCACGACAGCGTCGTGCGGGACAGCGCGGCGCAGCAGGGTGGCGCCATCTACAACGGGCCGGGAAGCACCACCCTGCTGCAGAAGACCAAAGTGGTGCGGAACCAGGCCACGGAGCTGGGGGGCGGCATCTTCACCGCCGGGGTCTCCCTGACCATCAAGAACTCGCACATCGAAGGCAACCGCGCCTTCCAGCAGGGCGGCGGAATCTACAACGACCGCGCTCCGATGGACATCTCCTCGACGACCATCGCGGACAACCGCGCGGGCCAGACGGGTGGCGGCATCGCCAATGACGGCACCACCACGCTGACGGACACAAAGGTGCGGCGCAACATCGCGCTCAACGGCGGCGGCGTCTGGCAAGGACCCTCTGGCGGCTCCCTGACCCTCGTCAGGAGCCGGATCGTCGAGAACACGCCCAACAACTGCCGGCCCGTCGGGGCGGTTCCCGGCTGCACGGACTGA